TTTGCCCCGCACCCCACTTCTTTTATTGGTATAAAAGAACCAAAAGAACTGCATTGTTTAGCTTAAAATGTTGGTATTACAATATAGTTTATACATATTCCAAACATAAAAAGCTATAACATTTGCACTTTTTTGTTCTTTTGACGAAGTCCGCACCGCGACTGAAAGGAGTGCCTGCGACTGAAAGAAGTACCTTTAGGTATGGGTGCGAGCTACGGGAAAAAGAACAAGAAAAAATTTAATAAACTTAAAAAAATTAATAAAAAAAGATAGCACTACTATAAGTACTATCTTTTATAATCTTAACAATATCAAAGAAATCTTTACTTCAATACAAATCTATTTAAATATTCATAAACAAATATAGCAAGTATTATAAGCGGTATAATATAACTGCTGTAAAGTCTTAAATATGCAGGGAATTTAACTCCTTCACCAGTATTAACTTCTTTAAGAAAATTATCAAATCCCCAACCAAACTTTCTAGTACAGAAGAATAAAGTAACCAAAGCACCAAGAGGAAGTATATTGTTACTTACTATAAAGTCTAATAAATCAAGTATTACTGTACCCTCGCCAAAAGGATTAATATGTGATAAAACATTAAAACCTAAAGCAGTAGGCAAGCTTCCAAAGAACACTACTAAAAATAATATTACAGAAACTTTTTTTCTTGATAATCCAAACTTATCCATAGCAAAAGAATATATATTTTCAAATACAGCAATTATAGTAGTGAGAGCAGCCATAGCAAGAAATAAGAAGAATAAAGAACCCCATAATCTTCCCAAAGGCATAGAATTAAATACATTAGGCAAAGTAACAAAAGTTAAGCCAGCTCCCTGACCGGGATTAACATTAAAAGCAAAACTAGCAGGGAATATTAAAAGCCCAGCAAGTAAAGCTACTGCTGTATCTAATGCAACTACTATAAGAGCTTCCCCTGTTAATCTTTGTTTTTTATCTATATAGCTTCCAAATATAGCCATTCCTCCCTGACCAACACTAAGAGAGAAGAAAGCCTGACCAATAGCAGCATAAAATATAGCAATAAAACCAGAAAATCCGCCGCCAAACAATTTATTGAAATCAGGAACCAAATAGAATTTTAAACCCTCAACAGCACCGTCTAAAGTTACAGCTCTTATTATTAATACTATAAGCAAAGCAAATAAAGATATCATCATAAACTTACTTGCTCTCTCAACTCCGTTTTGAAGACCAAAAGAACAAATTAATATACCTATTAATACACTAACCCCCATCCACAAAACTAAAGTAGAAGGGCTTCCAAGTACTCCATTAAAGAAAGTTCCAATTTGATCCGCACCTAATGAAGTAAACTTACCAGTTAAAGTAAAATAGAAATAAGCTAAACACCAACCGCATATAGTAGTATAAAATAACATAAGAAGCACATTACCAATAATTTGAACATAACCTATCTTGTGCCAATGCTGACCTTTTTTCTCTAGTTTTAGAAAAGAATTAGATATATCATGTCCGCCGGCTCTTCCTACAGCAAACTCCATAATCATAGGTATAGTACAAAATGCTACTATAGATATTATATAAAGTACAACAAAAGCACCACCGCCATATTGACCTGTAATATAAGGAAATCTCCAAACATTACCCATACCTACAGCACAACCAGCCGAAACAAGTATAAACCCTAATCTGCTGCCAAGTTTTTCTCTCTCTTTCATAAATAGTTCTCCAATAAAAACATTAAAAAACATTATATTTCTATATATAATAATGAAGTATGATATTATATAAAACAAATAAAATCAATACTTAATGCTTTTTAATATACATTTTATTGACAAAAAATTTTAGTGTTATATACTTTTTTTATGAGCTCATCTATCAATTTATCTACAAACATAAAAACTCAATTAAGACATGAATTAAGATTAAACGCTCAAACCAAATTATGGCTTGATGTAATATCAATGCCCGCAATAGAATTAAAAGAAAAGATAGAAAAAGAAATGGAAGAAAACCCTTTCTTGGAATATGATTTTAAAAATTATAGCAGT
The genomic region above belongs to Brachyspira sp. SAP_772 and contains:
- a CDS encoding sodium-dependent transporter — its product is MKEREKLGSRLGFILVSAGCAVGMGNVWRFPYITGQYGGGAFVVLYIISIVAFCTIPMIMEFAVGRAGGHDISNSFLKLEKKGQHWHKIGYVQIIGNVLLMLFYTTICGWCLAYFYFTLTGKFTSLGADQIGTFFNGVLGSPSTLVLWMGVSVLIGILICSFGLQNGVERASKFMMISLFALLIVLIIRAVTLDGAVEGLKFYLVPDFNKLFGGGFSGFIAIFYAAIGQAFFSLSVGQGGMAIFGSYIDKKQRLTGEALIVVALDTAVALLAGLLIFPASFAFNVNPGQGAGLTFVTLPNVFNSMPLGRLWGSLFFLFLAMAALTTIIAVFENIYSFAMDKFGLSRKKVSVILFLVVFFGSLPTALGFNVLSHINPFGEGTVILDLLDFIVSNNILPLGALVTLFFCTRKFGWGFDNFLKEVNTGEGVKFPAYLRLYSSYIIPLIILAIFVYEYLNRFVLK